In Rhodopirellula islandica, one DNA window encodes the following:
- a CDS encoding DUF58 domain-containing protein, translated as MSNAPASSTTDPTPAASTPADAKRQASGPLLTPALLGRLERLELVSRKIFRGRMKGERISRRKGQSVEFADFRNYVPGDDLRLIDWNLYARLDQLFLKLFQEEEDLHFHALVDTSASMNFGTPNKLHVAKQLAAALGYVGLCHGDRVCVRAMGQSGHNAPVLRSRGSFWKMLNYLDGLSGGENVSLHDGVKDFVTRGGGSGVVVLITDMMDKEGYESALRMLVGRQIDVFVLQVLSQEEIDPPLRGDRRLIDVEDGDAAEITVNQFVLDKYQANLKAFLNEIRQYCAKRSIVHVMVPTDTPIETVVTQYLRTRGVVR; from the coding sequence ATGAGCAACGCACCCGCTTCGTCGACGACCGATCCTACGCCCGCTGCCAGCACCCCGGCCGATGCCAAGCGGCAAGCGTCCGGGCCGTTGTTGACCCCTGCCTTGTTGGGTCGACTGGAACGGTTGGAGCTGGTTTCTCGGAAGATCTTTCGAGGGCGGATGAAAGGCGAACGCATCAGTCGCCGGAAAGGTCAGAGCGTTGAGTTCGCGGACTTTCGAAATTACGTGCCGGGCGACGACCTTCGATTGATCGATTGGAATTTGTACGCTCGCTTGGATCAGCTGTTTCTGAAGCTGTTCCAGGAAGAAGAGGACCTGCACTTTCATGCGTTGGTCGACACCAGCGCGTCGATGAATTTTGGCACGCCAAACAAACTGCATGTCGCCAAGCAACTCGCCGCCGCGCTCGGGTATGTCGGGCTTTGTCATGGTGACCGGGTTTGTGTTCGAGCCATGGGGCAATCCGGTCACAATGCTCCCGTGCTTCGGTCACGTGGTTCGTTTTGGAAAATGTTGAACTACTTGGACGGTTTGTCGGGAGGCGAAAATGTTTCACTGCATGACGGCGTCAAGGACTTTGTGACGCGAGGTGGCGGCAGCGGCGTGGTCGTGCTGATCACGGACATGATGGACAAGGAAGGCTACGAATCGGCGCTGCGGATGTTGGTCGGTCGGCAAATCGATGTGTTTGTGCTGCAGGTGTTGTCGCAAGAGGAAATCGACCCTCCGTTACGAGGTGACCGGCGATTGATCGATGTCGAAGACGGCGATGCGGCCGAAATCACGGTCAACCAATTTGTGTTGGACAAGTACCAAGCCAACCTCAAAGCCTTTCTCAATGAGATCCGGCAATACTGTGCCAAGCGGTCGATTGTGCACGTGATGGTTCCCACCGACACGCCGATTGAAACCGTGGTCACCCAGTACCTGCGAACTCGTGGGGTGGTGCGATGA
- a CDS encoding vWA domain-containing protein, with product MNDGAMSWIPALSGVWPWVVLACVPVGIVLLYFLKLRREPVEVPSTYLWSRTIEDLHVNSLLQRLRNSLLLLLQLLAVLLAAFALFRPGIRGEANSLGRMVFLLDTSASMQAPAGDAKGPSLSSPGEGGRSRFEEARRQIGDRIDTMTDSESAMLVTFSDRAEVMQAFTSDRNRLRDALDRCEVTNRPTDILGALRAADGLANPRRTSEIGDVNDVQVADAMPAELILYSDGNFGDVTQFSLGNLQPTYVAIGSDAVRNLAIVSFSAQRDLQNPDQIQVFATVLNTGTSDESTEASLYIDQNLVDAATVDLEPEAQTGLSFTIESSDAVALRLQLDGEDDLKVDNEAFAALTPSGLVSVLVVTPGNRALELGLTTPKSQQISACEFVTPDYMETDAYQKRASSGRDDLIVFDRCRPKAPPLTNTFTMGALPNDGWKWKTESGALTLIDIDRTHPVLRYLELYSLLVFSGRAVEGPAGSLTLVESDVGPVMAIASRDGYQDLVLGFPLVSEDESGEMQANTNWYAERSWPVFLFNVLRNLAGAAQSSGAPSYQPGQTVMARLENVLESVEVVRTVGQGRAESLGKQPVGAGGVVEIVSTSQPGNYQLIAAETDQVVDRFAVNLFDARESRLATQPTVELGYESVEATEAGIEVRREFWRPLLIAVLLLMALEWWFYTRRLA from the coding sequence ATGAATGATGGTGCCATGAGTTGGATCCCCGCCCTGTCGGGAGTGTGGCCGTGGGTGGTGTTGGCGTGCGTGCCTGTGGGCATCGTGCTGCTTTACTTCTTGAAGTTGCGACGCGAACCGGTCGAGGTTCCGAGCACCTACTTGTGGTCTCGAACGATCGAGGATCTGCACGTCAACAGTTTGCTGCAACGGCTTCGCAACAGCCTGCTGTTGTTGCTTCAATTGTTGGCGGTGTTGTTGGCCGCGTTCGCCTTGTTCCGACCGGGCATTCGGGGCGAAGCCAATTCGCTGGGCCGGATGGTGTTTCTGCTGGATACTTCGGCCAGCATGCAAGCACCGGCGGGAGACGCCAAGGGGCCATCCTTGAGCAGTCCAGGGGAGGGCGGTCGCAGTCGGTTCGAAGAAGCTCGCCGCCAAATCGGTGACCGCATCGACACCATGACGGACTCGGAATCCGCGATGCTGGTGACGTTCAGTGACCGCGCCGAGGTGATGCAGGCTTTCACGTCCGATCGCAATCGTTTGCGAGATGCACTGGATCGATGTGAGGTCACCAATCGACCGACGGATATTCTGGGGGCGCTGCGGGCCGCGGATGGTTTGGCCAACCCACGCCGGACCAGCGAGATTGGGGACGTCAACGATGTCCAGGTGGCCGATGCGATGCCCGCTGAGTTGATCCTGTACAGCGATGGGAACTTTGGCGATGTGACGCAGTTCAGTTTAGGGAACTTGCAGCCGACCTATGTTGCAATTGGATCCGATGCGGTCCGCAATTTGGCAATCGTTTCGTTCTCCGCTCAGCGTGATTTGCAGAACCCCGATCAGATCCAGGTTTTCGCGACCGTGCTGAACACGGGCACGTCGGATGAGTCCACCGAAGCATCCTTGTACATCGATCAAAACTTGGTGGATGCGGCTACGGTTGATTTGGAACCGGAGGCTCAGACCGGTTTGTCGTTCACGATTGAATCTTCCGATGCGGTTGCATTGAGATTGCAATTGGACGGCGAGGATGATTTGAAAGTGGACAATGAAGCCTTCGCAGCGTTGACTCCCTCCGGGTTGGTCTCGGTGTTGGTGGTCACACCTGGCAACCGAGCTTTGGAACTGGGCCTGACAACGCCGAAGAGTCAGCAGATCTCAGCCTGCGAATTTGTGACGCCGGACTACATGGAAACCGACGCGTATCAAAAACGGGCGTCATCGGGTCGCGATGATTTGATCGTCTTCGATCGTTGTCGACCCAAGGCACCTCCGCTGACCAACACGTTCACGATGGGGGCGTTGCCCAATGACGGTTGGAAGTGGAAGACGGAGTCAGGAGCGTTGACGTTGATCGACATCGACCGAACGCATCCGGTGCTGCGGTACTTGGAGTTGTATTCGTTGCTGGTGTTTTCCGGTCGAGCCGTGGAAGGGCCGGCGGGCTCGTTGACCTTGGTGGAATCGGACGTCGGTCCGGTGATGGCGATCGCTTCGCGCGATGGATACCAGGATTTGGTGTTGGGGTTCCCGCTTGTCAGCGAAGACGAGTCGGGGGAGATGCAGGCCAACACCAACTGGTACGCCGAACGGTCTTGGCCGGTGTTTCTGTTCAACGTTCTGAGGAATCTGGCCGGTGCGGCTCAGTCTTCCGGGGCGCCGAGTTACCAGCCTGGGCAGACCGTGATGGCCCGCTTGGAAAACGTTCTGGAATCGGTCGAAGTGGTTCGGACAGTGGGGCAGGGCAGGGCGGAATCGTTGGGCAAGCAACCAGTCGGTGCGGGGGGCGTGGTCGAAATCGTTTCCACGTCCCAGCCCGGCAATTATCAACTTATCGCTGCCGAAACCGATCAGGTGGTGGATCGGTTTGCGGTCAATTTGTTCGATGCTCGCGAAAGTCGATTGGCAACGCAGCCGACCGTTGAACTGGGGTACGAGTCGGTGGAGGCGACCGAGGCCGGGATCGAGGTGCGACGCGAATTTTGGCGACCCTTGTTGATCGCGGTGTTGCTGTTGATGGCATTGGAGTGGTGGTTCTATACGAGGCGTTTGGCGTAG
- a CDS encoding ABC transporter ATP-binding protein, whose amino-acid sequence MPSSPSRRRFEAYRQAVRDRHRRGNQDTEKDLSSGRGGHHHGGGPGGKKIGTRDRSFRELFLAFWQLIAGQRGAIVTALALLTVSIGLRLIPPLGTKLAIDSVLTRPPKPLPDWVDAIPNLTAILGDPMSSPMRVLVAIGLIVTILTAIGTAVNLVGRWIATKASNKTQVSIRATVFDHAVHLPLHHVHSMKSGGVASLIREDAGGVAELIFSMLYNPWRAIVQFIGSLIILMLVDWKLMLGGMFLLPTVWLTHRTYINRIRPLFRDVRKQRQKIDSGATETFGGIRVVRTFSRSRSESSRYVREGDFLVRQQLFTWWWMRIIETIWEVLIPLASTGLLLYGGYQIIEGNLTLGDLMMFLVYLTMLLDPLATIAGSAVAFQNNLAGLDRVLDVLEVEDELPSREGAISLPSKQLVGDLSLQNVSFCYPGTETPVLKDVSFEVASGQTIALVGRSGAGKTTLTNLIARFYDPSEGAICFNGRDLRDIQLSSYRSLLGIVEQDVFLFDGSIHENIAYARRRASREDVISAASAAAADEFIRKFPEGYDTVIGERGVKLSGGQRQRLAIARAILADPQILILDEATSNLDSESERLIQDSLSELLQDRTAFVIAHRLSTIMNADKIVVLEDGEVLEVGTHNELVARGGRYRDMVMLQMDQGMQANT is encoded by the coding sequence ATGCCGAGTTCGCCCAGTCGCCGTCGTTTTGAAGCTTATCGTCAAGCGGTTCGCGATCGTCATCGCCGAGGGAATCAGGACACCGAAAAAGACTTGTCCAGCGGCCGTGGCGGGCATCATCATGGTGGCGGTCCTGGCGGGAAAAAAATTGGGACCCGAGACCGATCGTTTCGTGAGTTGTTCCTCGCTTTTTGGCAACTGATTGCGGGGCAAAGAGGGGCCATTGTGACCGCCCTGGCGTTGTTGACGGTCAGCATTGGGTTGCGATTGATCCCGCCCTTGGGGACCAAGTTGGCCATCGACTCAGTGTTGACTCGCCCGCCCAAACCGCTGCCGGATTGGGTGGATGCGATCCCCAATCTGACCGCAATCCTTGGCGACCCCATGTCGTCTCCGATGCGAGTGTTGGTCGCGATCGGATTGATCGTGACGATCCTGACCGCGATCGGAACCGCGGTGAACCTGGTGGGACGTTGGATCGCCACCAAGGCATCCAACAAAACGCAAGTGTCCATCCGAGCGACGGTGTTTGATCACGCGGTTCATTTGCCGCTGCACCACGTGCATTCGATGAAAAGCGGCGGCGTCGCGAGTTTGATTCGGGAAGACGCGGGCGGTGTCGCGGAACTGATTTTCAGCATGCTGTACAACCCTTGGCGGGCGATCGTGCAGTTCATCGGCAGTCTGATCATTTTGATGCTGGTGGATTGGAAGTTGATGCTGGGAGGGATGTTTCTGTTGCCGACCGTGTGGCTGACGCACCGCACCTACATCAACCGCATCCGTCCTCTGTTTCGTGATGTCCGCAAGCAACGGCAGAAGATCGACAGCGGTGCGACAGAAACCTTTGGCGGCATTCGCGTCGTACGAACGTTCTCGCGATCCCGCAGCGAGTCGAGTCGTTACGTGCGGGAAGGTGACTTCCTGGTTCGGCAACAGTTGTTCACTTGGTGGTGGATGCGGATCATTGAAACGATCTGGGAGGTGCTGATCCCGCTCGCTTCGACAGGATTGTTGTTGTACGGCGGCTATCAAATCATCGAAGGCAATTTGACGCTCGGTGATCTGATGATGTTCTTGGTGTACCTGACAATGTTGCTGGACCCATTGGCGACGATCGCGGGCAGTGCGGTCGCGTTCCAAAACAATCTGGCTGGCTTGGATCGTGTCCTTGACGTCTTGGAGGTGGAAGACGAACTTCCCAGTCGTGAGGGAGCGATCTCGTTGCCGTCGAAGCAACTCGTTGGAGACCTGTCCCTTCAAAACGTTTCGTTTTGTTATCCAGGAACCGAAACACCGGTGCTGAAAGACGTCAGTTTTGAAGTGGCCTCGGGGCAAACGATCGCGTTGGTGGGTCGCAGTGGAGCGGGCAAGACGACGCTGACCAACTTGATCGCTCGGTTCTACGACCCCAGCGAAGGAGCGATTTGTTTCAACGGTCGTGATTTGCGTGACATCCAATTGTCGAGCTATCGATCGTTGCTGGGGATTGTGGAACAGGATGTGTTTTTGTTCGACGGTTCCATCCACGAAAACATCGCCTACGCACGTCGACGGGCATCTCGCGAGGACGTGATCTCAGCGGCAAGTGCGGCGGCCGCGGATGAGTTCATTCGCAAGTTCCCCGAGGGATACGACACGGTGATCGGCGAACGCGGCGTCAAGTTGTCCGGCGGTCAACGCCAGCGACTGGCCATCGCACGAGCGATCTTGGCTGACCCTCAAATCCTGATCTTGGATGAAGCGACCAGCAACCTCGATAGCGAAAGCGAGCGTCTGATTCAGGACAGCCTGAGCGAGTTGTTGCAGGACCGAACCGCGTTCGTGATCGCTCACCGATTGAGCACGATCATGAACGCTGACAAAATCGTGGTTTTGGAAGACGGGGAAGTGCTTGAGGTGGGGACGCACAACGAGTTGGTTGCCAGGGGAGGGCGTTACCGCGACATGGTGATGCTGCAAATGGACCAAGGC